GATGTCCGTTTTGTGCAAATAGTTGATTTCTTTGATGATATCTACATAGGCATCGGGGGTATCCTTGAACGTCCCACTGAAATAGAAATTGGGCGCAAGGTAGGATGTTGTTTTTAACTTAATGTTAAAGTTATGCTGTAAAATGTTTAATAAATCTTTTATTGGAATATTTTTAATGATAATTCTCCTGCGTTCTTGCTTGTAAAAACCTTCTCGATCATATTCATTGTTCACGGTTTTTACCTCGGAGACAATTTTCTGTTGCAGATGATCAACGACGATTTCTCCGGATTTTTCAAAAAGCTTTTGGATAGGCTTTTCACTTTTTAAATCCCTATCTATTATATCAATTTTACCTTCGATCAGTTGAACGCGCGTCGATTTTCCATAAATTTCATCGACGATAAAGGTGGTGCCGAGAGCCGTAGTGATCAGTTTGTCGGAGAAAACTCGAAATGGACGGTTTTTATCTTTTCGTACTTCGAAAGTCGCTTTACCTTTCAGTTCTATTTTACGCTCCTTTAAACTGGCAAAGTCTTCCGCAAACCGTATTTCAGATCCCTTTGCTAGCAAAATTCTGGAGCTGTCACTGCAATAAATCTCCATGTCATCATTGCTCGAGTTGATATAGAAGAGGTTTCCAACGGGCATTGTCGTTGATTCAGATTTCGGAGATTTTTCCTGCG
The DNA window shown above is from Sphingobacterium hotanense and carries:
- a CDS encoding FecR family protein, whose protein sequence is MTRDQFEKYLQGKSNKEESAAIERFLQENDVDLDEFLSSNDWDLTSDLRYAEEDKLKVQVISRIDSQRKSNKRSLVMTNAAIAATVLLAIGIVVHLQKEKEPTLPLAQEKSPKSESTTMPVGNLFYINSSNDDMEIYCSDSSRILLAKGSEIRFAEDFASLKERKIELKGKATFEVRKDKNRPFRVFSDKLITTALGTTFIVDEIYGKSTRVQLIEGKIDIIDRDLKSEKPIQKLFEKSGEIVVDHLQQKIVSEVKTVNNEYDREGFYKQERRRIIIKNIPIKDLLNILQHNFNIKLKTTSYLAPNFYFSGTFKDTPDAYVDIIKEINYLHKTDIVALKN